A part of Desulfomicrobium baculatum DSM 4028 genomic DNA contains:
- the tdh gene encoding L-threonine 3-dehydrogenase, translating into MEKMKALVKAKAEVGIWMEEIPVPEVGHNDILIKVGKTAICGTDIHIYNWDAWAAKTIPVPMVVGHEFVGRIVEVGSEVRGLKVGDRVSAEGHITCGHCRNCKAGKRHLCRNAIGVGVNRPGCFAEYVCVPAVNAFKVPDTISGDVAAMLDPLGNATHTALSFDLVGEDVLITGAGPIGIMAAGIARFCGARHVVITDVNDYRLDLARKMGVSRAVNVGSESLASVMADLHMAEGFDVGLEMSGNPHAFREMLAQMNHGGHIALLGIMPDDTAIDWGQVVFKGLKLKGIYGREMFETWYKMTAMLQSGLDMSPVITHNFAAEDFQKGFDVMRTGKSGKVILDWNA; encoded by the coding sequence ATGGAAAAAATGAAAGCATTGGTTAAAGCCAAAGCCGAGGTCGGGATCTGGATGGAAGAGATTCCCGTGCCCGAGGTCGGCCATAACGATATCCTGATCAAGGTCGGCAAGACCGCCATCTGCGGCACCGACATCCATATCTACAATTGGGACGCCTGGGCCGCCAAGACGATTCCCGTGCCTATGGTCGTCGGCCACGAATTCGTGGGGCGCATCGTGGAGGTCGGCTCCGAGGTCCGCGGGCTTAAAGTCGGGGACCGGGTTTCTGCCGAAGGGCATATCACCTGCGGCCATTGCCGCAACTGCAAGGCGGGCAAGCGCCACCTCTGCCGCAACGCCATCGGCGTGGGCGTCAACCGCCCCGGCTGTTTCGCGGAGTACGTCTGCGTTCCGGCCGTCAACGCCTTCAAGGTCCCGGACACCATCTCCGGCGACGTGGCGGCCATGCTCGATCCCCTGGGCAACGCCACGCACACGGCCCTGTCCTTCGATCTGGTCGGCGAGGACGTGCTCATCACCGGGGCCGGGCCCATCGGCATCATGGCCGCCGGCATCGCCCGCTTCTGCGGAGCCCGCCACGTGGTCATCACCGACGTCAACGACTATCGTCTGGACCTGGCCCGCAAGATGGGCGTTAGCCGCGCCGTCAACGTCGGCAGCGAATCCCTGGCCTCGGTCATGGCCGATCTGCACATGGCCGAAGGCTTCGACGTGGGCCTGGAGATGTCCGGCAACCCCCACGCCTTCCGGGAAATGCTCGCGCAGATGAACCATGGCGGACACATTGCGCTTTTGGGCATCATGCCCGACGACACGGCCATCGATTGGGGCCAGGTCGTCTTCAAGGGCCTCAAGCTCAAAGGCATTTATGGCCGCGAAATGTTCGAGACCTGGTACAAGATGACGGCCATGCTGCAGAGCGGCCTGGACATGAGCCCGGTCATCACCCACAACTTCGCGGCCGAGGATTTCCAGAAAGGCTTCGACGTCATGCGCACAGGCAAGTCGGGCAAGGTCATTCTGGACTGGAACGCCTAG